DNA from Kryptolebias marmoratus isolate JLee-2015 linkage group LG8, ASM164957v2, whole genome shotgun sequence:
CTACTGGCTACATGAACCTGTCCAACAGCACTCTTTGTGAGCTGAGCACTTGTCATTGTAGCCCCTGATGATTGTGAGGAAGTCAGAACAGGAGAAAGTTGGATGTTTCCAGCTGACACCTGGATAGAGCCCACCATGGTGACCGACTGTGACACCACTGTTGTATTGGGAGCCATAGAAGAACCTGTGACCTGGAAAACTGGGTTGATAAATACAGGAGTGGTTGTGATAAACTGAGCAGGTCGTGGGCCGGAGCTCTGCTGTCTGATGTCTTGAGCTCTAATGTTCTTGTTCGGGACAGCCATCATAGTGGATACCATAGATGCGGACACCTGTGAAGTGGGGGCAGAAGTGATGGGGTTTGGCGCAAACAACACTCTGATTTGATTGGGGGAAATGTTGGTTGACGACGCAGGGATTTGTATGACTGAGGGAACACTTGTCACAGGTTTAGGACTGGGACTTGGTTTAAGAGCTGAATTGGGTGGGTTTACAACAGAGCTGGTACTAACAGCTGAGGCAGAACTGGTCTGACCAGAAGTGACTGTACTGGTGCTAAGACCTGGGGTTGCATTAGTGTTAGTGCTGACTGAGCTGGAAAGACTGGCCACTGAATTTATGCTTGAATTCGGATTTACAAGACTAGAGATGGGGTTTGGGTTCAGGCCAAGAGGAGTACTCAAGTTTACATTAGTGGACAGGTGTGAGCTGGGGACTGAAGTAAGCTGCAAGGCAGGACTGCTAGTAGGAATACAAGGAGCCGGTTTAGATTTAGCCTCAGTTTCATGTACAGCGGCAGTGGTaacaacagatgaaaaactcTGGGAATTAGCGGGAAGTGGTCTGTCTGGATCCAAAGCAGATTTAGGGCTGTCTTTTCCTATGACAACAGTACTACTCTGAGCTGGTCGAAGTGGCATGTTTGCAACACCTGTGTTATCTAGTAACTGATTAAGGGATGTTGGAGCTGATCTGAGAGCAGGTGAAACCTCAGGATCCTGTATAGGTGTTTGGTGCGTTGAATGTCTATCGGCCGTGCTTGCCTGCACTTCTGCATCAGGTTTAGGCTGCTGGGGTGCTGCCAGACGAGGACTTGTTATTCTGGGGGCGGATAAATCCCTGAATGGTTGGGACTGAGGTTGAGGTGTTTGTCGCTCAACTGTATGCATTCCCTGATTTTCCCTGACTCCATCAGCTGGGTTGCCGTGAATCCCATGAAGGGGGCTTTGGGTCTGCTGCGCCTCCATGCCTCCACTTAGTTGTGACGGCAAAGATACTGGACTCTGAGGTACTGAAGGGCTTAGCATCATTGTTTGCCCTTGAGGGTTTCCTAACTGCTGCTGGTGTGGAGGGCAGTTGACTGTAATTTTTGCCCCCTTTTGTCTTCCTGGACTTGGTGTGGCCGACTTGCGACTAGATGCTGGACTTGACCTGCGACTATTGCTAGGACTTGCCCTCTTACTCTGGCCTCcaggttgtttgtcttgtttcgTACCTAAACCCCCCACACCAGGCCCAGAAGACATCTGACTGTTAGTGTTATTTCCTCCTACGTTGccattgttattgtttgttagAGTTAAACTAGGAGGAGCCTGCCCGATTGCTTTCAGAGTTGTTGGGTTCAAACCCTGTTGGTCAAATCCCCTGTTAAGGTTTGGCTGTCTTGGAGGGAGAGGAATGTTAATTTTAGGGGGAAACAGTCCAGCAATTGAAGCATTTAGCCTCTCAGGTGAAAGGTTAATTTCTGAGGGCTCAGTACTGGGTGGGCGATTAGTTGGAGTTAGAGGATGATGATATGGTCTCGGGCTGGCTCTGTTGGGGGTTTTAGGCCTGGAGCTCTGTGAGGTTGTAGGAGCATTAGGAAAATGAAGGCTAGACATGTGACCTCCTTGTTGAGGCTGAGTGGGTAACTGCTGCTGGGGACTGGCCCCAGTATGTTGGGGCATTTGTGTTTGACCTGAGCCTTGCTTCATCATATGAGCATTGGAACTCTGGCTGGACACAACCTGTTGTGTCCCATTTCCTGGCTGTGTCCCAATTTCTGAGCCACCAGGCCTGTCCTGCTTTGAGAGGACACCTGTAGTGACCTCATCTGATCCCGTGCCCTGGGTACCCTGCCCTACATCAGGATGGGACATTCTCCGTGCAGCACCTGCAAGCTGGAAAAGGAGAAATTAAATTCAATGAGTGCACAAGtttctaaattaaaactgaaagtggCACATtcacatatttatatttttatatcattGATTGATCATGATTTGTACATTACTAGTTGCCTTTTACCTGTTGGTTCACCATCATGGGCATCCCCCTGGCTTTGTCAGGTGATGGTGGCACGCTTCCATGTCCAGGAAGGCTGATCATTACAGGCATGTTGCTTTGCTGTGAAACAGGGTGTCTTTGCACCTCTGTAGGATTGGCCAATCCCCGAGGAGGGAGCTGGCCTCCTGGGGGCATGGGCATCCGATTCTTTGCCTGCTCCTGCTGCATCTtaagcatcatcatcatctgctgttgttgctgctgctagAATGTAAAACGGAGAGCAACATTAACTAAAGATAGAAAACATGCTGTGTTTACACCAAACACCATCAAGTACGCATATAATACCTGCTGTTGCAGGTGTGTCTGCtgagactgctgctgctgcagctgatgagGATGCATCTGTGGCTGGCCTTGACCTGATGTTTGTGGCCCTGTCATCCCTTGCTGCCCTTGAGCATTCTGAAGAGCCTgcatcatctgctgctgctgttgcatttgttgttgttgttgtaattgttgctgttgctgctgttgcaTCTGTTGCATCTGCTGTTGCAtttgctgctgatgctgcatttgctgttgctgtaAATGCTGTTGCTGCATGTGCTGCatctgatgttgttgttgttgttgttgttgttgttgctgctgctgcataaACTGCATGGGGACTTGCTGCAGAACTCTCTGCTCtcctgtttgactgggaaagcctattgaaaacagaaagagggacataattattattataatgcTCCAACccattattataattattgtattattttatttttattatatttatattcttatatttttatattactgGACCTTTTATGTGTACAGCcctttttaaaagtgctttgttaAATCTGActtatacaataaaaaaaacatttacagcatgCATGACTAAAAAATGGTCCAAaataattaactaaaaaaaaataattacaatacaATAACTCTGTAATTTACCAGCAGGCCTGTTGGCAAAATCAGGGAGTTTCTGGGCTGAATTTTCTGAGTTCAAACCCTGCTCCCCACCCAGATTTGGCACTTCAGAATCTTCCATCCCAGCAGCCCCATCTAGACCGCTACGagacaaaaaatatgaattatcCAATAACGATAAGCCTGAAGCATTTAACCTAATTAAAACATAACACATCTGAATTATTACCCAGGTCCCTCTACTTGCGGTTGTCCGTCATTTTCTTTGGGCTTCTTTTTTCGCAcaggtttcttctttttaggcTTGGCCTGATTGTCCCCACCCGCCCCCTGTTTTCCTCCTGGTCCAAACTGGCTTGCTGAGATATCACTCTGCAGCAGATTAACCAGCAATGGGCTAGTCAGTGTAACATCTTTACTAACTGGAAAGCCACCTGGCTGTCCGCAAGGTCCTCCAATTGGCATTTGACCTGGGAACTGTGGGTTGAAGTTCATGCCATGACCTGCGAAGTGTCCATTTCCCATCTGCATATGCTGAGGGCCTCCAATCATGCCTTGCTGCTGCTGTGCCTGCATATCAGGGACCATTTGCTGTACACCCATGTCTCCTGCCCCACTATTTGGATCTCCTATGACATGTTGGTGCTGCTGAGCtgcctgttgttgttgttgcaacatagcttgttgttgtttctgctgttgctgctgaaactgctgctgctgtaactgttgctgttgttgttggatGAGATGATGACCAGCAGGGAGTCTCATCTGTTGCCCATGCATGCTCATAGTCTGATTAGGATTGCCAGAGATTGGAACCTGTTGGGGCTGTTGCTGGTTCATCTGCTggtgttgctgctgttgttgtaattgctgctgctgcagctgatgctgttgttgttgttgttgtaattgctgctgctgaagttgAACCaattgctgctgctgctgtggagtCATCTGCTGTGGGACCTGTCCCTGAAACTGAGCCATATTTCCAGGAACATTTGGTGAAGGGCCACGCATCATCTGACCAGGCATAACCCCAGGTGGAATCTTGCCTCCAAATGCCTGCTTGTTTCCTTGCATCTGATTGGCAACCATTTGCTCCAACATAGaattttgttgctgctgctgctgttgctgctgctgctgctgcaggagcatGGCATGGTGCCCTTGGCCTCCAACCATCTGACCCTGCCCATGCATCACCCCCTGGCCTTGCTGTGGCATCATTTGCTTAGGTGGGGTCATCCCTCCTCTCTGCCCTTGACCAATGGGCCTTGAAAGAACAGTCTGACCTCCACCCTGGCCTTGAACCATCTGGCTGGGGGAGGAGGACACAGGCTGGGCCTGATGCTGGAGGCCCATCATCTGGGTCTGGAGGCCAGGCTGCTGCTGGCCCATGCTAGGTCCAGCTGTTGTACCAGGAGGTGGACCTGCCATGCTACTTTGCACAGCCATAACATTAGGTTGGACATGGGGTGGTCCCTGCATGGAGTTTGGTGCAGAGGCTGATGGCTGGGTTCCTGGTGTAAAATGAAAACGAAAGATTAGTGCCTCTTACAACACGTAATAAGCTGATGGTGAAATTATAAGccttgataaaaaataaaaaaaacctcaaacgGCAATAATAAGTCACGTTTAAAGgttctcattttaaatgaatgtattGGTGCAACCAATTATGttttcacatatatatataaatatatatgcacacacacacaataaatataTACTGTCGTTAGTAAACCACACTTTATCATAGCGCTCCTCTTTTTTGTACTTGCGGTATAAGATTTTAATTAAGTTAAAATTGTGCGTGTTTGTATTCCTTTTGAACCAGATAAGAAGAAAAATTTAGCAATTTTGAAAACCTAATTTTAGGATCtggttttataaatataaataaaattgtattttctaGATGGTCcacatttcattttgtcttGAACTTGTCTATTTTCCATGAAATTTTCTTAAGGGCCCACAGCATAAGATACCAAAACAAGCTAAATGGCCTGGTACAGGAACTGGACTGAAAAGgtgaaaaggagaagaaaactTGGAccccaaagtccaaagaaagaaaagtaggAAACTACAGCTCAAAACCACTTCAAAAGGTTAATGGTCTGCCTccttaaaagctaaatttaaaaagatgagGGGTGGCTAAAGACCTTTTTATGGAGTAATACAACACTGTATGTATGGTAAATGCTATTTATAGCATCCTTGTTCAAGTATAAGTCCAAccacaaatattgttttctgACAATGTATTTATACTCCACACTAAAGGAAAAAGGAGCCATCTTGGAGGATTCCCacacttttattaatttttgccAAAATGTTATATATTGTAGATCAATATAATGTATTCTCTTAAAACGAACCACACATCTGCTGTGTCATACTTTTACCTGTGTGAGTCATTGCTTGGTTGCTCTGTAGCTGCTGACTGGCTCCACCACCAGGGGCTCCTGGAGTGCTCGCACTCACCTGACCTTGGACAAAGTTTGGAGTTGGAAAGCCCATAGGACGCTTTGCCATGCCTGCAATCAGTGGTTACtagttttgttataaaaaagtaaattgcAAAATATATCCTTGTTTTATagcaaatcttttaaaatgactagAATACAAATTTTCTTCGATTTGCATTTCAATCACTGAAACACGGCACTAAGAATTACTCACCTGGGTGAACTTGGGCCCCAGGCTGTCCATGCTGGGGCATTCCTATGAATCCTTGCTGCATGTTACCCTGTTGACCGAGGGCTGCTCTACCTGGTGAACCAACACCCTGAGGGAAACCCTGTGGAGTGGTAGGTCTCTGAGCCATCATGGGAGGTGTTCCTGGAGAACCCTGCTGAAAAGGAGATGAGGATGATCCAGGGGACTTGGCAGTGAGGTTGCCCTGTGGTCCAGTAGTTGATGGAAGAGGTGGTGGGGGCCTGGGTGGTCCAGTAACCCCAACGGGACCAGCTTGCTGGCTTTTAGGTTGGGGAGCAGCAAACTGACCCATTCCCgcctgctgttgctgctgtaacTGTCCTTGACCCATGACATTGAATAACTGCCCTGCCTGCTGGCTGCCAAATGGATATGGGGGTGGAGGATGATTGGGGGTCTGAACTGTAGCTAGAGAGGGTGGACGTTGAACCATTTGGCCCTGGGGTGGAAGTTTTCTCCACGCAGGACCTCCCTGAGCCGCTGGTGGCTGAAGTACACCAGATGGCAACTGATTCCAACCAGGTGCAGCCATTTGGCCTGAAGGGTTGAATGGAGGTCTGGGTCCGAGCTGGGAGAGCTGAACTTGCTGCTGGGCCTGCTGCTGTTGATGATGCTgttgctggagctgctgcagtgCAGCCGGGTTGAGGGGTCTCCCTCCCTGCAGAGCCTGCATGTGAAGAGCAGCTTGAGAGGGCATGGGGCCTGAACCATGGGGGGCAACCTGTTGatgttgaagctgctgctgctgctgctgaacggACATAACCGGCATCAACGGATCCATCATATCTGCGAGTACAGAAGGCAAAGTGCATCTATTACTGTCTCGTCAAAGGTGTGATTTGGTAAATTTCTGTAATCAAATCATTTGAtatgcaaaaactaaaataagatgGAGACCTGTTTGTGAAGGTGGCCTTTGAACACGAGGATGCATTTGTCCACTACTGCCTGGCAACATAGCCTGACCAACCATGCCTGGGCCAGGAGGAACCATAGATGGATTGGCCATCCTTACCCCTCCTTGTTGacataaatgtatatttagTAAATAAGCATAAATAAGCAAACGGCCATGTTGCTCAAGTAACTAAAAAATTattgagaacaaaaaaaataagaccaAATGCTAGagattacaaaaataaacaagccgcatattttgctcatttttatctTCAACTGGTTCTGATAGCGAGAAAGTTCTTTTTCGTACTTTAAAGTACAGTCTAGTTATTCGAGTTAAATTCAGCAGACAGATACCTGGACCAGGCTGGCCTGGAAAGCCACCATCCATTCTCATCTGACCAGGTGCACCAATTGGTCCGTTCACTCGGACTTCTTGTCCTCTATTTGGTCCCACAGCCACGTTAATTGCTCCCTCCCCTGAACACAAAGatgaaaatgacattattacATCAATTACGTTTTAAGTGCATCAGACAAGCTGACTAAAGAAGAAAGGTGAAGGAATTCTTTCTACTGAGTCTGAACTGCTTACCTTCTATTTGCACAGAGAGAATACCCAggtctctgagctgctgctgattgtTCTGGGCCAACAGTCTGAGTCGCTCAGCAGCGTCACGAGGAATGTTGAAGGTAACACGGACGCTGTTCCATGGCTCCACACGCTGCGGTTGCAGCCTCTCAGAGTCTGAAAGACGACGATCTGATGAACACAGCTGGCTTTGCAATTAATTCAATGCTGCCTCACTATACTTCCCTGAGCCGcctgctggttaaaaaaaatgctaaaaagcCAAGCTACTGCTGGATATCTAATCTGTGAGGGGCACTTAAGAATTTCCATTAATATCTACGGCATTTCTACATATTCActttcagagaaaacttcactgtTGTTAATACACAATTATGCAAGAGgataatataaaaagtaaaagaaaaaaagaaaactaacccATATTAAGCATGTTAGGTATCCCATTTAGGACAGTGTCAAGTTTCTGAGTGAAGTCCTCATCTTCCATGTTCCCTTGAAAGGCAACAAACACCGTGAAGTCTTCACACTCCCCGCTATTTTCATTCATGCCACCCATCTCCACgtcttcatcttcttcagccACACTGTGCTGATTGTAGGCATCAGCATCTTCTCCAGCATCCTCCCCAACACCAGAGTCCCCGTCCGATTCATTATCAGGCTCCAGGTACTCGGTCTTCTGGGACATCTCAGGTGGGGAATGTTGGTGAGCCATCCTCCTCCCCTCGAGTTAGGAGTGGCGCCTGGACAGTTTTATGCTGCGATCACACATTACACAGACTGAAATTACAAACACCATCTCACACGGCAACGCAAGACACTGCAAGGGTTACAAAATGGGACAGTCGGCTGATGGATGTAGACCAGATACCTAATAATAAGATTGTACGCGAAATTCAGGTGCGACAAAGTAGGGCAAACATAAAATCATCTTCTTCCAATCTGAAAAccacataaaacaaatacaaggaCGTAACCACAGAGAGGTACACACACCTGGAAGTGACATCTTTAGACAGTGTTCAACTTATCctagcaaaaatattgtgggaTTACAGGCGCTGTGGATTTTAAGAGGCGTGTGACTTCTATCGATGCTAGTTAGGTTTACGTATCATAAATGTATTTGCATAAACGATGGTTAGCTTGGTTAAATCAACGGCCCTGCAGGACTACGGGCCTCAGCACAACTGGAAGCTAACAGACAGCCAAGAAAATTATCTCAGGACATTTATACGTCTTATAATAACATTCATATCCATGGTGGTGCAAGCAGCGGCCACATATCTAATTTAACCGTCTTCCCCAGCACAATGAAAGGAGGTGAAATTAACGTCAAAGCAGTTCCTGCTGGCCTCTTTCCGACAACTCCAGTTAGCAAACGTTAGCTTCGTAGCTACTGCTAGCACAGCCGGTAATTAAACCCGAGTGCATCCGAGCAGCGAGTCTTAGCTCAcgatttcatttagtttaactTCCTACATATCGTCGTGATTCAAAAAGCAAACACCTTACCAAACATATTAGTCTAGAAATATTTTCAACCAGTCGACATCGGCTTGCTAGACAGGCTAACAAAACATGAGATTCACACAAGTTAGTGCAAAACCGCTGCTTCCGGTTCtggttttcaaagtaaaacccGGAATGAGGAaattaaatgaagtaaaaatgaaatggaCCAAAAACAACTCCACATAGTtgttcatttgactttttttttttaaattaaagttaaatgcATAATTTTCTGACTAACAACCTCCAGCTTaattactgttattattattattattattattattaaactatcTAAATTTGC
Protein-coding regions in this window:
- the ncoa6 gene encoding nuclear receptor coactivator 6 isoform X3; translation: MAHQHSPPEMSQKTEYLEPDNESDGDSGVGEDAGEDADAYNQHSVAEEDEDVEMGGMNENSGECEDFTVFVAFQGNMEDEDFTQKLDTVLNGIPNMLNMDSERLQPQRVEPWNSVRVTFNIPRDAAERLRLLAQNNQQQLRDLGILSVQIEGEGAINVAVGPNRGQEVRVNGPIGAPGQMRMDGGFPGQPGPGGVRMANPSMVPPGPGMVGQAMLPGSSGQMHPRVQRPPSQTDMMDPLMPVMSVQQQQQQLQHQQVAPHGSGPMPSQAALHMQALQGGRPLNPAALQQLQQQHHQQQQAQQQVQLSQLGPRPPFNPSGQMAAPGWNQLPSGVLQPPAAQGGPAWRKLPPQGQMVQRPPSLATVQTPNHPPPPYPFGSQQAGQLFNVMGQGQLQQQQQAGMGQFAAPQPKSQQAGPVGVTGPPRPPPPLPSTTGPQGNLTAKSPGSSSSPFQQGSPGTPPMMAQRPTTPQGFPQGVGSPGRAALGQQGNMQQGFIGMPQHGQPGAQVHPGMAKRPMGFPTPNFVQGQVSASTPGAPGGGASQQLQSNQAMTHTGTQPSASAPNSMQGPPHVQPNVMAVQSSMAGPPPGTTAGPSMGQQQPGLQTQMMGLQHQAQPVSSSPSQMVQGQGGGQTVLSRPIGQGQRGGMTPPKQMMPQQGQGVMHGQGQMVGGQGHHAMLLQQQQQQQQQQQQNSMLEQMVANQMQGNKQAFGGKIPPGVMPGQMMRGPSPNVPGNMAQFQGQVPQQMTPQQQQQLVQLQQQQLQQQQQQHQLQQQQLQQQQQHQQMNQQQPQQVPISGNPNQTMSMHGQQMRLPAGHHLIQQQQQQLQQQQFQQQQQKQQQAMLQQQQQAAQQHQHVIGDPNSGAGDMGVQQMVPDMQAQQQQGMIGGPQHMQMGNGHFAGHGMNFNPQFPGQMPIGGPCGQPGGFPVSKDVTLTSPLLVNLLQSDISASQFGPGGKQGAGGDNQAKPKKKKPVRKKKPKENDGQPQVEGPGGLDGAAGMEDSEVPNLGGEQGLNSENSAQKLPDFANRPAGFPSQTGEQRVLQQVPMQFMQQQQQQQQQQQQHQMQHMQQQHLQQQQMQHQQQMQQQMQQMQQQQQQQLQQQQQMQQQQQMMQALQNAQGQQGMTGPQTSGQGQPQMHPHQLQQQQSQQTHLQQQQQQQQQMMMMLKMQQEQAKNRMPMPPGGQLPPRGLANPTEVQRHPVSQQSNMPVMISLPGHGSVPPSPDKARGMPMMVNQQLAGAARRMSHPDVGQGTQGTGSDEVTTGVLSKQDRPGGSEIGTQPGNGTQQVVSSQSSNAHMMKQGSGQTQMPQHTGASPQQQLPTQPQQGGHMSSLHFPNAPTTSQSSRPKTPNRASPRPYHHPLTPTNRPPSTEPSEINLSPERLNASIAGLFPPKINIPLPPRQPNLNRGFDQQGLNPTTLKAIGQAPPSLTLTNNNNGNVGGNNTNSQMSSGPGVGGLGTKQDKQPGGQSKRASPSNSRRSSPASSRKSATPSPGRQKGAKITVNCPPHQQQLGNPQGQTMMLSPSVPQSPVSLPSQLSGGMEAQQTQSPLHGIHGNPADGVRENQGMHTVERQTPQPQSQPFRDLSAPRITSPRLAAPQQPKPDAEVQASTADRHSTHQTPIQDPEVSPALRSAPTSLNQLLDNTGVANMPLRPAQSSTVVIGKDSPKSALDPDRPLPANSQSFSSVVTTAAVHETEAKSKPAPCIPTSSPALQLTSVPSSHLSTNVNLSTPLGLNPNPISSLVNPNSSINSVASLSSSVSTNTNATPGLSTSTVTSGQTSSASAVSTSSVVNPPNSALKPSPSPKPVTSVPSVIQIPASSTNISPNQIRVLFAPNPITSAPTSQVSASMVSTMMAVPNKNIRAQDIRQQSSGPRPAQFITTTPVFINPVFQVTGSSMAPNTTVVSQSVTMVGSIQVSAGNIQLSPVLTSSQSSGATMTSAQLTKSAVGQVHVASSMPSSVSVGTLIAAQQINQGNIKMEHLGETSSTPKSALPVCQPPPHPSQSVSSSFQPPLASPPPCSSPGAVNTVRKSPVSPSPAAHVKNKPASTPVSVSGTVDSQQSAVERPIQGHPGTVPPQVFIPPASSAVQTEAQAPHTTAVGSNKTVVSSQVLSQVTVPTQIVGQAPVLTSASVSSQPQAVNSQAPIVTAVGTTTGVSSSTLLTTVTPAQTPVPSVVPIVAAPGPVEVSHITCTPAAVPSGGPSGQPDPPAAEPSVPAAAAPAESTQTTSAPLQQEASQEPGTAEKTSEEFSTGSEQGAAVEKPKGPSRRSSRAEKEVEEEPVADSGIRKRPARPGTSAAVKETAASPTQTKRRKSK
- the ncoa6 gene encoding nuclear receptor coactivator 6 isoform X2 → MAHQHSPPEMSQKTEYLEPDNESDGDSGVGEDAGEDADAYNQHSVAEEDEDVEMGGMNENSGECEDFTVFVAFQGNMEDEDFTQKLDTVLNGIPNMLNMDSERLQPQRVEPWNSVRVTFNIPRDAAERLRLLAQNNQQQLRDLGILSVQIEGEGAINVAVGPNRGQEVRVNGPIGAPGQMRMDGGFPGQPGPGGVRMANPSMVPPGPGMVGQAMLPGSSGQMHPRVQRPPSQTDMMDPLMPVMSVQQQQQQLQHQQVAPHGSGPMPSQAALHMQALQGGRPLNPAALQQLQQQHHQQQQAQQQVQLSQLGPRPPFNPSGQMAAPGWNQLPSGVLQPPAAQGGPAWRKLPPQGQMVQRPPSLATVQTPNHPPPPYPFGSQQAGQLFNVMGQGQLQQQQQAGMGQFAAPQPKSQQAGPVGVTGPPRPPPPLPSTTGPQGNLTAKSPGSSSSPFQQGSPGTPPMMAQRPTTPQGFPQGVGSPGRAALGQQGNMQQGFIGMPQHGQPGAQVHPGMAKRPMGFPTPNFVQGQVSASTPGAPGGGASQQLQSNQAMTHTGTQPSASAPNSMQGPPHVQPNVMAVQSSMAGPPPGTTAGPSMGQQQPGLQTQMMGLQHQAQPVSSSPSQMVQGQGGGQTVLSRPIGQGQRGGMTPPKQMMPQQGQGVMHGQGQMVGGQGHHAMLLQQQQQQQQQQQQNSMLEQMVANQMQGNKQAFGGKIPPGVMPGQMMRGPSPNVPGNMAQFQGQVPQQMTPQQQQQLVQLQQQQLQQQQQQHQLQQQQLQQQQQHQQMNQQQPQQVPISGNPNQTMSMHGQQMRLPAGHHLIQQQQQQLQQQQFQQQQQKQQQAMLQQQQQAAQQHQHVIGDPNSGAGDMGVQQMVPDMQAQQQQGMIGGPQHMQMGNGHFAGHGMNFNPQFPGQMPIGGPCGQPGGFPVSKDVTLTSPLLVNLLQSDISASQFGPGGKQGAGGDNQAKPKKKKPVRKKKPKENDGQPQVEGPGGLDGAAGMEDSEVPNLGGEQGLNSENSAQKLPDFANRPAGFPSQTGEQRVLQQVPMQFMQQQQQQQQQQQQHQMQHMQQQHLQQQQMQHQQQMQQQMQQMQQQQQQQLQQQQQMQQQQQMMQALQNAQGQQGMTGPQTSGQGQPQMHPHQLQQQQSQQTHLQQQQQQQQMMMMLKMQQEQAKNRMPMPPGGQLPPRGLANPTEVQRHPVSQQSNMPVMISLPGHGSVPPSPDKARGMPMMVNQQLAGAARRMSHPDVGQGTQGTGSDEVTTGVLSKQDRPGGSEIGTQPGNGTQQVVSSQSSNAHMMKQGSGQTQMPQHTGASPQQQLPTQPQQGGHMSSLHFPNAPTTSQSSRPKTPNRASPRPYHHPLTPTNRPPSTEPSEINLSPERLNASIAGLFPPKINIPLPPRQPNLNRGFDQQGLNPTTLKAIGQAPPSLTLTNNNNGNVGGNNTNSQMSSGPGVGGLGTKQDKQPGGQSKRASPSNSRRSSPASSRKSATPSPGRQKGAKITVNCPPHQQQLGNPQGQTMMLSPSVPQSPVSLPSQLSGGMEAQQTQSPLHGIHGNPADGVRENQGMHTVERQTPQPQSQPFRDLSAPRITSPRLAAPQQPKPDAEVQASTADRHSTHQTPIQDPEVSPALRSAPTSLNQLLDNTGVANMPLRPAQSSTVVIGKDSPKSALDPDRPLPANSQSFSSVVTTAAVHETEAKSKPAPCIPTSSPALQLTSVPSSHLSTNVNLSTPLGLNPNPISSLVNPNSSINSVASLSSSVSTNTNATPGLSTSTVTSGQTSSASAVSTSSVVNPPNSALKPSPSPKPVTSVPSVIQIPASSTNISPNQIRVLFAPNPITSAPTSQVSASMVSTMMAVPNKNIRAQDIRQQSSGPRPAQFITTTPVFINPVFQVTGSSMAPNTTVVSQSVTMVGSIQVSAGNIQLSPVLTSSQSSGATMTSAQLTKSAVGQVHVASSMPSSVSVGTLIAAQQINQGNIKMEHLGETSSTPKSALPVCQPPPHPSQSVSSSFQPPLASPPPCSSPGAVNTVRKSPVSPSPAAHVKNKPASTPVSVSGTVDSQQSAVERPIQGHPGTVPPQVFIPPASSAVQTEAQAPHTTAVGSNKTVVSSQVLSQVTVPTQIVGQAPVLTSASVSSQPQAVNSQAPIVTAVGTTTGVSSSTLLTTVTPAQTPVPSVVPIVAAPGPVEVSHITCTPAAVPSGGPSGQPDPPAAEPSVPAAAAPAESTQTTSAPLQQEASQEPGTAEKTSEEFSTGSEQGWAKKRTTPINLVPRAAVEKPKGPSRRSSRAEKEVEEEPVADSGIRKRPARPGTSAAVKETAASPTQTKRRKSK